CCTGGATCAGCAGCATGCCGATCTCGAGCCATTGCTTCTGGCCGTGGCTGAGCAGATCGGCGCTCATGTTCAGCTTGTCCTTCAGGAAGATCATCTCGGCCACTTCGTGCACGCGGTCGCGCACGGCGGCATCGCGGGTGAAGGTCAGCGCGCCGAACACCGAGCGGCCGCGCGGATAGGAGATCTCCAGATTCTCGAACACGGTGAGGTCGTCGTAGATCGACGGGTTCTGGAACTTGCGTCCCACTCCGGCCTTGACGATCTCGTTCTCCTTCATCCGCGTCAGCTCCTTGCCGCGGAACTGAATCGAGCCTGACGTTGCTCTGGTCTTGCCGCAGATCAGGTCGAGCACGGTGGTCTTGCCGGCGCCGTTCGGGCCGATGATGACGCGGATCTCGTTCTCGTCGACGTAGAAAGAGAGATCGTTGACCGCTTTGAAGCCGTCAAACGACACGGTAAGCGCTTCGACAGCGAGCAGGAATTCCTTGGGCTGATGACCGACGAGCATGACCTATCTCCTCACTGCCGGCGTGGCATCGGCATCGTGATGACCTACGAGCATGATGATCTCCTCACTCTGCCGGGGCGCCGTCGGCGACCGAGCTGTCGGTCCAGCCGTCAGGTTTGGGTTTGCGCGAGGCGATCAGGCGATCGATGCGCGGCTGCACATAGTCGCCCCAGATCCCGGCAAGACCGTTCGGGAAGGCGAGCACCACGGCGATGAACAGGCCGCCGAGACCGAACAACCACAATTCAGGGAATGTCTCCGAGAGACTGGTCTTGGCGAAGTTGACCAGCAGCGTGCCGTAGATCGCGCCCAGGATCGACAGCCGGCCACCGACCGCAGTGTAGATCACCATCTCGATCGAGGGCACGATGCCGACGAAGGACGGCGACATGAAGCCGACATTGAGTGCGAACATGGCGCCTCCGATCGCGGCGAACACGGCGGCAATGCAGAAGGCGAAGATCTTGAAGTTCGCGACGCTATAGCCTGAGAAGCGGACTCGGTCCTCCTTCTCGCGCATCGCCACCAGGATGCGCCCGAGCTTGGAGTGCCTGACGAACTGCGCGATCATGATGCAGACGAACAGGCAGCCGACCTCGAAGAAGTAGAGCACGATCTTGGCGTGGTCGGGCCTGATGTCCCATCCCTTCAGGGTCCGCAGGTCGGTCATGCCGTTGATTCCGCCGGTGTAGCCCTGCTGGCCCACGATCAGGATTGTGAGAATGGCCGCGACAGCCTGGGTGATGATCGCGAAATAGGTGCCACCGACGCGGCGCTTGAACATCGCGGTGCCGATGACCAGGGCGAAGATGCCGGGCACCAGAACAATGGCAGCGATCGTGAAGGTGAGGCTGTGGAACGGCTTCCAGAAGAACGGCAGCGCCGTGATCTGATTCCAGTCCATGAAGTCGGGAATGCCGGGGGTGGACTGGATCTTGGTATTCTCAACGCTCGACGCTTCGAGCTTGAGGAACATCGCCATGCAGTAGCCGCCGAGGCCGAAGAACACGCCCTGGCCCAGGCTCAAGATGCCGCCATAACCCCAGCAGATCACCAGCCCGAGCGCGACGAAAGCATAGGTCAGGTATTTTGCGACCAGGTTGAGCCGGAAGACGTCGAGCGTGAGCGGCAGCACCACCACCAGGAACACCGCGAGCACCAGAATTCCGATGAGCTCCGATCGATTGAAGAACCTGTTGTCGGTCATTGCATCAGCCTCACATTCTCACTTGCGGACCTTGAGGGCGAACAGCCCCTGCGGCCGCAGCATCAGGATTCCGACAACGGCGAGCAGCGTCAGCACCTTGGCCATCGAGCCCGACATGAAGAACTCGAGGGTGGATTGCGTCTGCGAGATCGAGAAGGCCGAGGCGATGGTGCCGAGCAGGCTCGCAGCGCCGCCGAACACGACGACGAGGAACGTGTCGACGATGTAGAGCTGGCCGGAGGTCGGACCGGTCGAGCCGATCATAGTGAAGGCGCTGCCGGCGACGCCGGCGATGCCGCAGCCGAGACCGAAGGTGTAGCGGTCGACCTTCTCGGTGTTGATGCCGACGGCGCCGGCCATGATGCGATTCTGCACGACGGCGCGGACCTGGCGGCCCCAGCGCGATTTGTACATCACGTAGGCGACCGCGATGGTGATCAACACGGTCAGGCACATCACGAAGACGCCGTTGATGGGGACTTCGATGCTGGAAGTCACTTGCAGGGAGCCGAGCATCCATTGCGGCAGCTCGACGCCGACCTCGCGCGCGCCGAACACGGAGCGATACGCCTGCTGCAACATCAGGCTGAGGCCCCAGGTCGCGAGCAGCGTGTCGAGCGGACGCTTGTAGAGATGCCGTATCAGCGCCCATTCCACCAGCATTCCCAGCGCACCCGAGGCGAGGAAGGCGAGGATCATGGCGAGGAAGAAGTAGCCGCCGAACAGACCAGGCATGTAGGTCTGGAACAGATTGGAGGTCATCCAGGTGACGTAGGCACCGAGGATCATGAATTCGCCATGGGCCATGTTGATGACGCCCATCTGGCCGAAGATGATCGCAAGACCGAGCGCCATCAGCACGTAGACCGAGAACAGGATCAGCCCTGCAAAGCCCTGCATGACGAAGATGGAGCCAAGATCACCAAGCGAGTAGTCGCCGAACATCGATGTCCTCCGTCGGGTAATGGGTCCCGCGTCGCGAGCAAATTCGCGACGCGGGGTCTTGGGCATGGACTTGCAATCCACGCCAGGGAGCGGCTTGAGCTTGAGGGAAACTGCGGCGATCGCCGCGCTTCTTACTGGTAGCCCTTCGGGAACGGATTCGGTTCGACGAGATCGGCGGTCTCGTAGATCAGCTCGAACTGGCCATCGAGCTTGGCGCGGCCGACGCGGGTCTTCGACCAGAGGTGATGGTTCTCGTGGATGCGCACATAGCCTTCGGGCGCGCCCTTGAACTCGACGCCCGGCGAAGCCGCCGCGATCTTGTCGATATCGAAGGAGCCGGCCTTCTCGACCGTCAGCTTCCACAGCCACGGGCCAAGATAGGCAGCCTGGGTGACGTCTCCGATCACGGTCTTTTCGCCCCACATCTTCTTGAACGCGGGCACGAACGCCTTGTTGTTGGGATTGTCGAGCGACTGGAAGTACTTCATGCAGGCATAGGCGCCCGCGATGTTCTCACCGCCGATGCCGTCGATTTCGTCTTCGGTCACCGAGATCGTCAGCAGCGCCTGCTTGGAGAGGTCGATGCCGGCGGCCTTGAGCTGCTTGTAGAACGCGACGTTGGAGCCGCCGACGACGTCGGTGAAGATCACGTCGGGCTTGGTCAGCTTGATCTTGTTGATGACCGAGTTGAACTGGGTGTTGCCGAGCGGATAATACTCCTCGCCGACGACTTTGCCCTTCAGCACGTTCTCGACGTGCTTGCGCGCGATCTTGTTGGAGGTGCGCGGCCAGATGTAATCGGAACCGATGAAGAAGAAGGTTTTCGCGCCCTTCTC
This genomic interval from Bradyrhizobium guangzhouense contains the following:
- the urtB gene encoding urea ABC transporter permease subunit UrtB, producing MFGDYSLGDLGSIFVMQGFAGLILFSVYVLMALGLAIIFGQMGVINMAHGEFMILGAYVTWMTSNLFQTYMPGLFGGYFFLAMILAFLASGALGMLVEWALIRHLYKRPLDTLLATWGLSLMLQQAYRSVFGAREVGVELPQWMLGSLQVTSSIEVPINGVFVMCLTVLITIAVAYVMYKSRWGRQVRAVVQNRIMAGAVGINTEKVDRYTFGLGCGIAGVAGSAFTMIGSTGPTSGQLYIVDTFLVVVFGGAASLLGTIASAFSISQTQSTLEFFMSGSMAKVLTLLAVVGILMLRPQGLFALKVRK
- the urtA gene encoding urea ABC transporter substrate-binding protein, which translates into the protein MSDETNKGLLSPLRRKLLMGMAAVPAITMLPRTSFAEAPATSAVNTTGLAVTDTEVTVGILHSATGTMAISETGSIEAEKLAIEQINAAGGVLGRKIKFIQEDGASDWPTFAEKAKKLLVNDKVAAIMGCWTSASRKAVLPVVEQYNGMLYYPTFYEGLEQSKNVIYTGQEATQQILAGLNWIAKEKGAKTFFFIGSDYIWPRTSNKIARKHVENVLKGKVVGEEYYPLGNTQFNSVINKIKLTKPDVIFTDVVGGSNVAFYKQLKAAGIDLSKQALLTISVTEDEIDGIGGENIAGAYACMKYFQSLDNPNNKAFVPAFKKMWGEKTVIGDVTQAAYLGPWLWKLTVEKAGSFDIDKIAAASPGVEFKGAPEGYVRIHENHHLWSKTRVGRAKLDGQFELIYETADLVEPNPFPKGYQ
- the urtD gene encoding urea ABC transporter ATP-binding protein UrtD produces the protein MLVGHQPKEFLLAVEALTVSFDGFKAVNDLSFYVDENEIRVIIGPNGAGKTTVLDLICGKTRATSGSIQFRGKELTRMKENEIVKAGVGRKFQNPSIYDDLTVFENLEISYPRGRSVFGALTFTRDAAVRDRVHEVAEMIFLKDKLNMSADLLSHGQKQWLEIGMLLIQDPDLLMLDEPVAGMSVSERAKTAELLNRIIKNRSVLVIEHDMKFVEDIAHKVTVLHQGQILSEGTMEKVQNDPKVIEVYLGH
- the urtC gene encoding urea ABC transporter permease subunit UrtC codes for the protein MTDNRFFNRSELIGILVLAVFLVVVLPLTLDVFRLNLVAKYLTYAFVALGLVICWGYGGILSLGQGVFFGLGGYCMAMFLKLEASSVENTKIQSTPGIPDFMDWNQITALPFFWKPFHSLTFTIAAIVLVPGIFALVIGTAMFKRRVGGTYFAIITQAVAAILTILIVGQQGYTGGINGMTDLRTLKGWDIRPDHAKIVLYFFEVGCLFVCIMIAQFVRHSKLGRILVAMREKEDRVRFSGYSVANFKIFAFCIAAVFAAIGGAMFALNVGFMSPSFVGIVPSIEMVIYTAVGGRLSILGAIYGTLLVNFAKTSLSETFPELWLFGLGGLFIAVVLAFPNGLAGIWGDYVQPRIDRLIASRKPKPDGWTDSSVADGAPAE